From Paenibacillus thermoaerophilus:
TTGGAGTATAACCGCATCCGTATCCATTCGTCGATCGGTTATCTGACTCCGTATTTGTACGAAAAAAGGTACTATGAGCAACTCCAGGCAGGATAAAAGTTGTGTCCACTTTCTTGACAGTGATCCAGTTGCCCCAAGGTGCCTGAAGTAAATCGGATTCCTTGATGCGGAGAAGCCGTTCCGCCGGGCAAGGGCGGGAGGGCTTCTTGGCTTGCTGCGTGCCCGCGCGGCAAAATACACTTGCGTTCCTCGCTCATTGCCGTATAATAGCAACAGCAAGAGATACCGCGGCAAATAGAATAGGAGAACCGACAGGTTTCCGTCCGGCACGCCAGCGTTCGGGCGGAATGAAAAGGGAAGCCGGTGAAAATCCGGCGCGGTCGCGCCACTGTGATGCGGGGGAAGCTGTCCGAAACCACTGTCCGCGCAAGCGGATGGGAAGGGGAGAGCTTCGGCTCGGGGCCATTTCGGCCTTGGGCGACCCGTCAGCCAGGAGACCTGCCTGTCCGGTGTACGACCCATGGGTTCCTTCGCGAAAAAGGATCGGGCGACATCAGAGGCTGAATGCCTTTCGTGCGCTTGCCGGCGCCGGAGCGGCAAGAGCAGGACGGCGTACGGCCTTGCATGGACGGACCGCGTATGCGGAGCCGGCAACTGTTGGAGCTGACCTTCGGATCCGTGAGGAAACGAAGGTTTTTTTCGTTTGAATGAAGGGTTCTCGATAAGGGCCGGCGGCGTCTCTTCCTGCAAATTACCTGCGGATGCGCAGAAAGGGAGAGAGTTATGCAACGGTTATGGAAAGTGGCATTGGCAACGGCACTGGCGGTCAGCTTGTGGGGGTGCGGCGCCGGCGGCGACGAGCAGCAAGGGAGCTCCGCGCAGCCTTCGCCGACCGCCGGAACGGCAGCGTCGGCGCAGCCGAGCGCGCCGGCGAAGAAGACCGCCTATCCGCTGAAGGTGACGGACGCGACCGGCAAGGAGTTCACGTTCGACAAGGCGCCGACCAAAGTCGTCTCGACTTCGCCGGCAGAGACGGAAGCGTTGTTCGCCTTGGGACTCGGCGACAAGGTCGTCGGGGTGTCCGACTTCGATAACTATCCCGAGGAAGCGAAGTCGAAGCCGAAGATGGGCAGCATCGTTCAGCCGAACTCGGAGGCGATCCTCGGGACGGGCGCCGATCTCGTGCTGACGGGCATCTCGATGAAGCAGCCGGCGGTCGAACAACTGAGGGCGCTCGGCATTCCTCTGTACAAGTTCGAGGCGAAATCGCTGGACGACGTGATGGCCAACCTGTTGACGCTCGGACAAATCTTCGACGTGCAGGATCAAGCCGAGGCGGTCGTCGCGCAGATGAAAGCGGATGTGCAGAAGGTGAAGGACGCGGTCGCCGGCGTCAAGGAGGACCAAAAGAAAAAGGTCTACATCGAGTTCGCTCCGGGCTGGACCGTCGGCCAAGGGGAGTTCATGCACGAGCTGATCGGTCTGGCGGGAGCCGTCAACGTGGCGGGGAATACGACCGGCTGGACGCAGATCAGCGAAGAAGCGATCATCCAGTCCAACCCGGACGTGATCCTGTTCGCGAATGGCGTGACGGACTACCAGTCGGGCAAGGCGCTGAAGGAGATCATCGAAAGCCGCGCGGGCTGGGATCACGTCACGGCGATCCGGAATAAAGCCATATTCGGTCTCGATCAGGATATGCTGTCCCGTCCCGGACCGCGGCTGACGAAGGGGCTTGTGGACATGGCGAAAGCGATCTATCCCGAGCTCGTAAAATGAGAGGGAGCCTGAAGACGGTCGAACGGAGGTGAGGGCGGCATGACGGCGGAACGGCTGGAGCTTCAAGATGCGGCGGCCGCGAGTGCCGGACGGACGCCATTCATGCGCAAGCTGACGTTGTGGGGCGGGGGCGGACTGCTGCTGCTCGCCCTCTCCGTGGTTGTGGCGGTCTCGCTCGGGTCCGCCGCGATCCCGCTGAGAGTCGTCTGGGGCATCCTGGGAGAGCGCGCCGCCTCGTGGATCGGGGCGGATGCGCTGCTGCGCGAATGGGGGGTGTTCGGCTCGGCGGATTGGGAAGCGAATACGGAATCGATCGTTTGGAAGGTTCGCTTCCCGCGGGTGGCGCTGGCCATGCTGGTCGGCATGCTGCTGTCTCTGGCGGGGGCCGCGTTTCAGGGCGTGCTGCGAAATCCGCTGGCGGACCCGTACATTCTGGGGATCGCGTCGGGAGCGTCGGTCGGCGCGTCCTTTGTTATTTTGTTCGGGTTGTATGTGCCGCTGCTCGGCGTCTGGACGGTGCCGCTGGCGGCGTTTGCGACCGGGATGGCGTCGCTCGCGGCCGTCTTCCGGCTTGCGGGCATGCAGGGCAAGTTCCGGGTGGAGACGCTGCTGCTGTCCGGCGTCGTCATCCAGGCGTTTCTCGGATCGGTGGTGTCGTTCCTCGTGTCGCTGTCCGATTCCGTCATGAACGAAATCGTCTTCTGGATGATGGGCAGCTTGTCGCTGCGCGGATGGAAATTCGCGGGCACGCTGCTGCCGTTCGCCGGAGCGGGACTGCTGGTGCTGTTGTCGTACAGCCGCACGCTTAATCTGTTCGCGCTCGGCGAGCGGCAAGCGGGACATCTCGGCGTCGCCGTCGACCGGACGAAGCTGGTCGTGCTGCTGACCGGCACGATGATGACGGCGGCGGCGGTGTCGGTCAGCGGCGTCGTCGGCTTTGCCGGTCTGGTTGTGCCGCATCTCGTCCGGCTGTGCGTCGGGCCCGATTATCGGCTGATCGTCCCGCTTTCGGCTCTGTACGGGGCGATCTATATGCTGTGGGCGGATACGCTGGCCCGCATGCTGATGAGCCCTGCCGAAATTCCGCTCGGGGTCGTGACGGCGATGCTGGGCGCTCCGTTTTTCGGCTACTTGTTGAACCGGCACAAGCGGAAGGAGATGGGAGCATGAACGCAATCGAGACGGCTGCCGGCACCCGGAAACGGGGCGGGCGGGCCGGAACGGACGGTGAACGGGCCGGGGCAGGCGGCGGACGGACCGGGACGGGAGAGGCGTCCGGGGCCGTATCCCCGTGTTTCTCGGTGCGCTCGCTCGGATACGTATCCGGCGGCAAGACGATCCTGAGGGACATCTCGTTCGACGTCTACCCGGGCGAGCGTCTCGGCGTCATCGGGCCGAACGGCAGCGGCAAGTCGACGCTGCTGCGCTTGCTGTCCGGCCATGAGCCGCCGTCGAACGGTACGGTCGAGCTGCTCGGCCGGCCGATTCGCGAATATCCGCGCAAGCGGCTCGCCCGCATGCTGGCCGTGCTGCAGCAGGAAGCGCTGCCGCCCGTCGCCTACCGCGTGCGGGAGACGGTCGGCATGGGGCGGTTCCCGCATCAGAATTGGCTGGGCGGCAGCGACGCGGCCGGCGAATTCGCGATCGACCATGCGATCCGGCGCTTGCATCTGGAGCATCTGCAGGACCGGCCGCTTGAGAAGCTGAGCGGCGGTGAGCGCCAGCGGGTCGCGCTGGCCAAGGCGATGGCGCAGGAGCCGCAGTTCGTGCTGCTGGACGAACCGACGACTTACCTCGACTACGGTCACCAGCTCGCGCTGATGGACTCGCTGCTCGAATGGCAGGCGGAGCGGAGGCTTACGATCGCGGCCGTCCTGCACGATTTGAATCTGGCCGCTCTGTATTGCGACCGGCTGCTGGTGCTGCATCGGGGCGAGGCTGTGGCTTGCGGCCGACCGGAGGAAGTGCTGGACGGCGAACTGCTGCGCAGGGTATACGGTATGGAGGCGGACGTCTTCCCGCATCCGCATACGGGCCGGCCGCAGGTGCTCCTGCCCCGTCCCGGCCTGCACGGGCGGCCGGGATCGCCGCTGGCGTCGTCGTCCGGGCCGGAGGGCGCCGCGAACGAGAGGGGCGGGGAGCCATGACGAAGACCTGCTGCGGCCGAAGTCCGGCCGGTTACACGATTATGCTGCAGGGAACGGCCTCCGACGTCGGCAAAAGCCTCCTGACCGCGGCTCTCTGCCGCATCCTGCTGCAGGACGGCTACCGCGTGGCTCCGTTCAAATCGCAGAACATGTCGCTGAATTCCTGCGTGACGCCGGACGGCCGCGAGATCGGCCGCGCGCAGGGGATGCAGGCGGACGCATGCCGCATCCCGGCGACGACGGACATGAACCCGATCCTGCTGAAGCCCAAGAAGGACATGGTCGCCCAAGTCGTCGTGCACGGCAAGCCCCTGCGAGATTACGACGCGCGGGCGTACCGGGAGCAATATTTGCCGGAGGCGGGCCGGATCGTGCGGGAAGCGCTGGGACGGCTGAAGGCGGCGTACGATGTCGTCGTGCTGGAGGGCGCCGGCAGCCCGGCGGAGATCAACCTGAAGGACCGGGATATCGTCAACATGCGGATGGCGGCTTGGGCCGACGCGCCCGTGCTTCTGGTGGCCGATATCGACCGGGGCGGCGTCTTC
This genomic window contains:
- a CDS encoding ABC transporter substrate-binding protein; the encoded protein is MQRLWKVALATALAVSLWGCGAGGDEQQGSSAQPSPTAGTAASAQPSAPAKKTAYPLKVTDATGKEFTFDKAPTKVVSTSPAETEALFALGLGDKVVGVSDFDNYPEEAKSKPKMGSIVQPNSEAILGTGADLVLTGISMKQPAVEQLRALGIPLYKFEAKSLDDVMANLLTLGQIFDVQDQAEAVVAQMKADVQKVKDAVAGVKEDQKKKVYIEFAPGWTVGQGEFMHELIGLAGAVNVAGNTTGWTQISEEAIIQSNPDVILFANGVTDYQSGKALKEIIESRAGWDHVTAIRNKAIFGLDQDMLSRPGPRLTKGLVDMAKAIYPELVK
- a CDS encoding FecCD family ABC transporter permease — protein: MRKLTLWGGGGLLLLALSVVVAVSLGSAAIPLRVVWGILGERAASWIGADALLREWGVFGSADWEANTESIVWKVRFPRVALAMLVGMLLSLAGAAFQGVLRNPLADPYILGIASGASVGASFVILFGLYVPLLGVWTVPLAAFATGMASLAAVFRLAGMQGKFRVETLLLSGVVIQAFLGSVVSFLVSLSDSVMNEIVFWMMGSLSLRGWKFAGTLLPFAGAGLLVLLSYSRTLNLFALGERQAGHLGVAVDRTKLVVLLTGTMMTAAAVSVSGVVGFAGLVVPHLVRLCVGPDYRLIVPLSALYGAIYMLWADTLARMLMSPAEIPLGVVTAMLGAPFFGYLLNRHKRKEMGA
- a CDS encoding ABC transporter ATP-binding protein, coding for MNAIETAAGTRKRGGRAGTDGERAGAGGGRTGTGEASGAVSPCFSVRSLGYVSGGKTILRDISFDVYPGERLGVIGPNGSGKSTLLRLLSGHEPPSNGTVELLGRPIREYPRKRLARMLAVLQQEALPPVAYRVRETVGMGRFPHQNWLGGSDAAGEFAIDHAIRRLHLEHLQDRPLEKLSGGERQRVALAKAMAQEPQFVLLDEPTTYLDYGHQLALMDSLLEWQAERRLTIAAVLHDLNLAALYCDRLLVLHRGEAVACGRPEEVLDGELLRRVYGMEADVFPHPHTGRPQVLLPRPGLHGRPGSPLASSSGPEGAANERGGEP